The nucleotide sequence GGGGCAATCCTTTTAGAGTTAGGGTACCTCAACGAGTTTGGTATCCATGCGGAGAGGGTAACTAAATTCCTCAAAGAGAAAGGAGTGAAGAGGATAATAACTGTAGATCCCCATACCCATAATGCACTAAATAGGTATAGCGAGTTCACTAAGTTCGATATTGAGGTTGTAAATTACTTAGAGCTTATTAAGGATGCCAAGATAAAAACGGATGTCAGTTTTGTGATTCATGACTCGTGCTTATACTCCAGGTTTCTAGGTTTACGAGACGTCTACAGGCAAATTCTAACCAATGCTGGAGGAAAGATTGTGGAAGATTTAATGGTAACCAGTAAAGAGGTCTCCTATTGCTGTGGGAGTCCAATAAAACCAGTAAACCATGAATTAGGGGAGAAAGTTGCCAAGTCAAGAGTGGAGCAATTGAAGAAATTAAGTGACAACATACTTGTAGTATGTCCTATGTGTTACGCTAATTTATCGAAATATCACAATAAAATATATGATTTAGCTGAGGTGGTGGAGTGATGAGTGAATGGGAAATAGCAGTGAATAGGGCAATAAACAATAATGTTCCTAAAGTCTTCCAGATTCTAAACAAATATCCTTACATATTGGAGCTCGCAAAGAAATTAAGGGAGGCTAAACTTCAGGTTCTGTCTAACCCTGAAAAATACATTGAGGAGACAATAAATTCAGTAAAGAGGATAGGTGGAAATGCGTATTTTGTAAGGGACGCAAATGAGGCTAGAGAAGTGATTTCTAAGATAGTTGGCTCTGGCAAAAAGGTGGTAATGGGTAAGTCAATGGTCGCTTATGAGATAGGGTTAAGGAAACATCTTCAATCAATAGGTAACGAAGTGTGGGAGACAGACCTAGGTGAGTTTCTAATTCAACTTGCTGATGAGCCACCCTCTCATATACTTGCTCCAGCAGTCCACATGACAAAGGAGAGAATTGCTAAACTAATAAGGGAAAAGCTACATGTAGA is from Sulfolobus acidocaldarius DSM 639 and encodes:
- a CDS encoding (Fe-S)-binding protein codes for the protein MLGKIILQNLEKYDFPYNIDKKICSGWASDLPKGGETILFTSCMHQTASLSDTFSRTIPLAEKVPSLSVFAKLIKPNKEQLERSYKVLRNIVSLLKKNGVNFGYLYEEEPYSGAILLELGYLNEFGIHAERVTKFLKEKGVKRIITVDPHTHNALNRYSEFTKFDIEVVNYLELIKDAKIKTDVSFVIHDSCLYSRFLGLRDVYRQILTNAGGKIVEDLMVTSKEVSYCCGSPIKPVNHELGEKVAKSRVEQLKKLSDNILVVCPMCYANLSKYHNKIYDLAEVVE